A DNA window from Anaerocolumna sp. AGMB13020 contains the following coding sequences:
- a CDS encoding beta strand repeat-containing protein, which yields MKKRLLCILITVCMVLTMLPTAVFAAEVETFGDFSVSVTSGSPGSVVSYDNSTKVLKVTGDCTIANTDPDTSTNDTISIESNCTVTLAGVNIKALAPTSVTDLSEPNPININGAYTVTINLEAGKSNILDFTESSTPDAAHLNIRRGSGKAGLHVPAGATLTINGNGFLNSTGAEGFNINDSEAHGGGGAGIGGDGSTSGGQTSETSGTVIIKSGTVTATGGNAAGNWGGGGAGIGGGGGAYNKLGGNSGKITIESGLVTACGGNSGVAAITTAGSGIGAGGGGRADDAAADEVTLSDGAVVQATGGKYGVQGNRITISGDSTRLNAQGTVHALSIEPITSDTGKIVSATVGTWEDQNVMVTFQTAPDPNNPDILIVDAAKTAAENASYSNMSQAAAMDEAAIQTALKSTAETAVDDSSVTVDVNYVAYTLPEAGTSSNPQGTDGSYTFTITVSKGLQSQTTSQKTISITATAYTGVTDVQAVSAAKAALVNGSVEVAFGATQADKTAAVQSYVDSQLSAAADAAGVTAGVTYNSATGSYDVALTKGSEHDSKSLTMTVKVAPDPDIAIVAAAKSAAQDASYSNMSQIAATDETAIQTVLKSIAETAVNDSRVSVDVNYETYTLPEAGTSSNPQGTDGSYTFTITVSKGLQSQTTSQKTISITATAYTGVTDVQAVSAAKAALVNGSVEVAFGATQADKTAAVQSYVDSRLSAAADAAGVTAGVTYNSATGSYDVALSKGSEHDSKILTMTVKVAPDPDIAIVSAAKSAAQDASYSNMSQIAATDETAIQTVLKSIAETAVNDSRVTVDVNYETYTLPEAGTSSNPQGTDGSYTFTITVSKGLQSQTTSQKTITITATAYTGVTDVQAVSAAKAALVNGSVEVAFGATQADKTAAVQSYVDSQLCTAADAAGVTAVVIYNSATGSYDVALSKGSEHDSKILTTTVNVAPDPDIAIVAAAKSAAQDASYSNMSQAAATDEAAIKAALKSTAVAAVKDSNVTVTVNKVSYTAPVSGTSADLAGTNGSYSFTITVSKGSQSQTTIQKTITITATAYTGNNNTGSAGGNSGNIGNNSSSNNGKIVKNEQQDAGAPATSLNTSTEDLKTHVFTKDELSKIAAGENAKVILKVTDISASVSEADKKLITENLKKDTPAVYIDLSLYKQIGNGEAIKVTNTNGMICISFEVPEYLWNTDLTKNRTYKIVRVHDGAAAIIEGTYDPATHLFTFESDKFSTYALAYEDSIINETPVSGNIYPFLLTTKADKLSQTLTYTKVSGADGYFIYGAKCGNKYKLKKLADVTGNIKSYCHKNLKEATYYKYQVKAYRVIDGQKVVIASSNITHSITKGSSFANPVKVTAKTSAVTLEVGESKVVTFKAVLPKGKKMKNHTEAIRYKTTNAAIITVSKNGMIKAKSKGNCYVYAYAQNGVYLKIKVTVQ from the coding sequence ATGAAAAAAAGACTTTTATGTATTTTGATTACGGTTTGCATGGTACTGACCATGCTGCCTACAGCTGTTTTTGCAGCAGAGGTGGAAACCTTTGGTGATTTCTCAGTTAGTGTGACCAGTGGCAGCCCTGGTTCTGTGGTGTCATATGACAATAGCACAAAGGTTCTAAAGGTGACAGGAGACTGTACAATTGCCAATACTGACCCGGATACATCGACTAACGATACAATATCCATTGAGAGTAATTGCACTGTGACTCTTGCCGGTGTCAATATAAAGGCGTTAGCTCCAACAAGTGTAACTGATTTATCAGAGCCTAATCCAATTAACATCAATGGTGCTTATACAGTTACCATTAATCTTGAAGCTGGCAAGAGTAATATTTTAGATTTTACAGAATCATCTACGCCAGACGCCGCCCACCTCAATATTAGAAGGGGCAGCGGGAAAGCCGGATTGCATGTACCGGCTGGCGCGACACTGACGATTAATGGAAATGGCTTTTTAAATTCAACCGGTGCAGAGGGATTTAACATAAACGATTCGGAAGCTCATGGCGGAGGTGGTGCCGGTATTGGTGGCGATGGCAGTACGTCGGGCGGTCAAACTTCGGAAACCAGTGGCACAGTCATCATCAAAAGCGGTACTGTAACAGCCACAGGTGGCAATGCTGCAGGCAATTGGGGCGGAGGCGGCGCCGGCATCGGTGGCGGTGGAGGTGCTTATAATAAGCTAGGTGGTAACAGCGGTAAAATTACCATAGAGAGTGGATTGGTTACAGCTTGTGGAGGCAATTCAGGAGTTGCTGCTATTACTACTGCTGGCAGCGGTATCGGTGCCGGTGGAGGAGGTAGAGCCGACGACGCAGCAGCAGACGAAGTGACACTAAGTGATGGTGCTGTAGTACAAGCCACAGGCGGTAAATATGGGGTACAAGGCAACCGTATCACGATTTCCGGTGATTCCACCAGGTTAAATGCCCAGGGTACGGTTCATGCACTCTCCATTGAACCCATCACCAGCGACACCGGTAAAATTGTGAGTGCTACCGTCGGGACATGGGAGGACCAGAACGTGATGGTAACCTTTCAAACTGCTCCTGATCCAAACAATCCGGATATTTTAATAGTAGACGCTGCTAAGACAGCGGCAGAGAACGCAAGCTACAGTAACATGTCCCAAGCAGCCGCAATGGATGAAGCAGCCATCCAAACAGCACTGAAATCCACTGCCGAAACAGCTGTGGATGATAGCAGTGTTACAGTTGATGTTAATTATGTAGCCTACACTCTACCGGAGGCAGGCACATCGTCAAACCCGCAGGGTACTGATGGAAGTTACACCTTTACCATTACAGTATCAAAAGGCTTGCAGAGTCAGACCACCAGCCAGAAAACCATATCAATTACAGCAACAGCTTATACAGGAGTGACCGATGTACAGGCAGTGTCAGCGGCAAAGGCAGCACTTGTAAATGGTTCCGTCGAGGTAGCCTTCGGAGCAACACAAGCAGATAAAACAGCAGCGGTACAAAGCTATGTAGATAGTCAGCTTAGCGCAGCTGCCGATGCGGCAGGAGTAACCGCAGGTGTTACTTATAATAGTGCCACAGGAAGCTATGATGTTGCACTTACCAAAGGAAGTGAACATGACAGCAAAAGTCTTACCATGACGGTGAAGGTTGCCCCTGATCCGGATATTGCAATAGTTGCTGCTGCAAAATCCGCAGCACAAGATGCAAGCTACAGTAACATGTCCCAGATAGCCGCAACGGATGAAACAGCCATTCAAACAGTATTGAAATCCATCGCCGAAACAGCAGTGAATGATAGCCGTGTTTCAGTTGATGTAAATTATGAAACCTACACTCTACCAGAGGCAGGCACATCGTCAAACCCGCAGGGTACCGATGGAAGTTACACCTTTACCATCACTGTATCAAAAGGCTTACAGAGTCAAACCACCAGCCAGAAAACCATATCAATCACAGCAACAGCTTATACAGGAGTGACCGATGTACAGGCAGTGTCAGCGGCAAAGGCAGCACTTGTAAATGGTTCCGTCGAGGTAGCCTTCGGAGCAACACAAGCAGATAAAACAGCAGCGGTACAAAGCTATGTAGATAGTCGGCTTAGCGCAGCTGCCGATGCGGCAGGAGTAACCGCAGGTGTTACTTATAATAGTGCGACAGGAAGCTATGATGTTGCACTTTCCAAAGGAAGCGAACATGACAGCAAAATTCTTACCATGACGGTGAAGGTTGCCCCTGATCCGGATATTGCAATAGTCTCTGCGGCAAAATCCGCAGCACAAGATGCAAGCTACAGTAACATGTCCCAGATAGCCGCAACGGATGAAACAGCCATTCAAACAGTATTGAAATCCATCGCCGAAACAGCAGTGAATGATAGCCGTGTTACAGTTGATGTAAATTATGAAACCTACACTCTACCAGAGGCAGGCACATCGTCAAACCCGCAGGGTACCGATGGAAGTTACACCTTTACCATCACTGTATCAAAAGGGTTACAGAGTCAGACCACCAGCCAGAAAACCATAACAATCACAGCAACAGCTTATACAGGAGTGACCGATGTACAGGCAGTGTCAGCGGCAAAGGCAGCACTTGTAAATGGTTCCGTCGAGGTAGCCTTCGGAGCAACACAAGCAGATAAAACAGCAGCGGTACAAAGCTATGTAGATAGTCAGCTTTGCACTGCAGCCGATGCGGCAGGAGTAACCGCAGTTGTTATTTATAATAGTGCCACAGGAAGCTATGATGTTGCACTTTCCAAAGGAAGCGAACATGACAGCAAAATTCTTACCACGACGGTGAATGTTGCCCCTGATCCGGATATTGCAATAGTTGCTGCGGCAAAATCCGCAGCACAAGATGCAAGCTACAGTAACATGTCCCAGGCAGCCGCAACGGATGAAGCAGCCATAAAAGCAGCACTGAAATCCACCGCCGTAGCAGCAGTGAAGGACAGCAATGTTACAGTTACCGTAAATAAAGTAAGCTACACAGCACCGGTGTCTGGCACATCAGCAGACCTGGCTGGTACCAATGGAAGCTACTCCTTTACCATCACTGTATCAAAGGGCTCACAGAGTCAGACTACGATCCAGAAAACCATAACAATCACAGCGACAGCTTATACAGGTAATAATAATACTGGTAGTGCGGGAGGAAATAGCGGTAACATTGGAAATAATAGTAGTAGTAATAATGGAAAGATTGTAAAGAACGAACAGCAAGATGCTGGTGCTCCAGCTACGAGCCTGAATACCAGCACCGAGGATCTGAAGACGCACGTGTTCACAAAAGATGAACTCTCAAAAATAGCAGCCGGAGAAAATGCGAAGGTTATCTTAAAAGTAACGGATATCAGTGCCTCTGTTAGTGAGGCGGATAAGAAACTGATTACCGAAAATCTTAAGAAAGACACACCTGCCGTATATATTGATTTATCTTTGTATAAGCAGATTGGAAATGGAGAAGCAATAAAAGTAACCAATACCAATGGCATGATATGTATCAGCTTTGAAGTGCCGGAATATTTATGGAATACAGATTTGACAAAGAATAGAACATATAAAATTGTCAGAGTCCACGATGGAGCAGCGGCTATTATTGAGGGAACTTATGATCCAGCTACCCATTTATTTACCTTTGAATCGGACAAGTTTTCCACCTATGCACTGGCATATGAGGACTCAATTATTAATGAGACACCAGTATCCGGAAACATATATCCTTTTTTATTGACAACAAAAGCGGATAAGCTATCGCAAACACTAACTTATACAAAAGTTTCAGGAGCAGATGGATACTTCATATATGGTGCCAAATGTGGTAATAAATATAAGCTAAAAAAACTTGCAGATGTAACCGGAAATATAAAAAGTTACTGCCATAAAAATTTGAAAGAAGCGACGTATTATAAATATCAGGTAAAAGCATATCGAGTAATCGATGGACAGAAGGTAGTAATTGCAAGCTCAAACATTACACACTCCATTACGAAAGGCAGCTCTTTTGCAAATCCGGTAAAAGTAACTGCAAAAACTTCTGCAGTAACACTTGAAGTGGGAGAATCAAAGGTAGTGACTTTTAAAGCGGTTTTGCCAAAAGGTAAAAAAATGAAAAATCATACGGAAGCAATTCGATACAAAACAACAAATGCAGCTATTATAACTGTAAGTAAAAATGGTATGATAAAAGCAAAGTCAAAAGGAAATTGCTATGTGTATGCATACGCTCAAAATGGGGTATATCTAAAAATTAAAGTAACTGTTCAATAA
- a CDS encoding LytR/AlgR family response regulator transcription factor — protein sequence MLRIAICDDQPRELEIINAYITEYIATHTLEAEMKLFSHPDQLLTAIEAESFHLYLLDIVMPMVSGIELGKEIRRIDREAQIIYATTEPQFALQAYVASPINYLIKPINKQQLFDTLSFAISKIDLSLEKTFTVKTADSLRVLNLSEILCCEYRRHTVIFNLRNYEEVITRTIRESFAEYSMTIRKDTRFLQCHTSYYVNMQWVERFAKDSFTLRGGKVIPIAAKLYPAVRDQFMDYLMAREVNR from the coding sequence ATGCTACGGATTGCTATTTGTGACGACCAGCCGAGGGAATTGGAAATCATCAACGCATACATAACCGAATACATTGCCACTCATACATTAGAAGCAGAGATGAAACTATTCTCTCATCCCGACCAATTGTTAACTGCTATTGAAGCAGAGAGCTTTCATCTCTACTTATTGGATATTGTCATGCCCATGGTTAGTGGCATTGAACTTGGCAAAGAAATTCGCCGCATAGACCGTGAGGCGCAGATTATCTATGCCACTACCGAGCCTCAATTTGCTTTGCAGGCTTATGTTGCAAGCCCCATCAACTATTTGATTAAGCCGATTAATAAACAGCAGCTGTTTGATACGCTAAGCTTTGCTATCTCGAAAATCGATTTGTCCTTGGAAAAGACGTTTACCGTTAAAACCGCAGACAGTTTGCGAGTACTAAATCTGTCTGAAATTCTTTGCTGCGAATATCGCCGCCATACTGTCATCTTTAACCTGAGAAACTACGAGGAGGTAATCACTCGTACCATTCGGGAAAGTTTTGCAGAATACAGTATGACCATTCGAAAGGATACTCGTTTTCTGCAATGTCATACCTCGTATTACGTTAATATGCAGTGGGTGGAACGTTTTGCAAAAGATAGCTTTACTCTTCGGGGTGGAAAAGTTATACCCATAGCGGCTAAGCTATATCCGGCAGTAAGAGATCAATTCATGGACTATCTAATGGCCAGGGAGGTGAATAGATGA
- a CDS encoding GHKL domain-containing protein, which yields MSVLFPNLLRGVITATANILLMITLLQPKYSKKVTFLTMLGIISLNLGSATYCYVSGNLTVLAKIDIFLFAILCFAVRPLFKDTFMQWMFSYLTVQNISVTVIVLSFIGSRRLPNPIYANSILRLILFGTILLIMSRYIRPLYRQVVEHWAAYFAVALAIFITFGYYVLFSKNIIVTFTEQLVPLLLLTFIELATYSSIFLSLKNLQQEYRVKEENQKMQAEREYLQLATGNMSERLKLMEEVSAQYSRAAHDRRHFNNMLLEFLEQGESKEAVALLKIQNQSTPKTSKVYCENPLVNAAVSHYSKHAEQSNIRTEIELDIPYDLSVDSLELSMVVSNLLENAIKACSKQSGSKPLAIKFICRNVGRLLLEMENPCPEDTTLDENGYPFTHIEGHGVGSKSVIAFAKKYDGEVIYQIENRVFRVRLLV from the coding sequence ATGAGTGTGCTATTTCCCAATCTTCTGCGAGGGGTCATAACAGCTACCGCCAATATCCTGCTGATGATTACACTCCTGCAACCCAAATACTCCAAGAAAGTGACTTTCCTCACCATGCTTGGCATTATATCTCTTAATTTGGGCTCAGCAACTTATTGTTATGTTAGTGGGAATCTAACCGTACTGGCAAAAATTGATATATTTTTGTTCGCTATACTGTGTTTTGCAGTACGCCCATTGTTCAAAGATACCTTTATGCAGTGGATGTTCAGTTATCTGACGGTACAGAATATAAGTGTTACCGTTATTGTTCTAAGCTTTATTGGTTCTAGAAGATTACCAAATCCGATTTATGCAAACTCAATATTACGGTTGATCCTGTTTGGAACTATTTTACTAATTATGTCACGTTATATCCGTCCTTTATATCGGCAGGTGGTGGAACATTGGGCGGCATATTTCGCTGTAGCCTTAGCCATCTTTATTACCTTTGGCTATTATGTTCTCTTTTCCAAAAATATCATTGTTACCTTCACTGAACAGTTAGTTCCACTGCTTTTGTTAACTTTTATTGAACTCGCAACATACAGTTCCATTTTTCTTTCGCTCAAGAATCTTCAGCAAGAGTATCGGGTAAAGGAAGAGAATCAAAAAATGCAGGCAGAGCGGGAATATCTGCAATTAGCTACAGGCAATATGTCCGAACGGCTTAAACTGATGGAGGAGGTATCGGCGCAGTACAGCCGTGCTGCCCATGATCGTCGTCATTTCAATAATATGCTATTAGAGTTTTTGGAACAAGGAGAAAGTAAGGAGGCTGTCGCCCTGCTGAAGATTCAAAATCAGTCTACGCCTAAGACGAGCAAGGTTTATTGTGAAAACCCTCTGGTTAATGCTGCGGTCAGTCATTATTCTAAGCATGCGGAACAGTCAAACATTCGCACAGAGATTGAGTTGGATATTCCATATGACCTTTCCGTAGATTCCCTGGAACTTTCCATGGTGGTGTCAAATCTATTGGAAAATGCCATTAAGGCCTGCTCAAAGCAATCAGGGAGCAAACCATTAGCTATTAAATTTATTTGCCGGAATGTGGGGAGACTGCTTCTGGAAATGGAAAATCCCTGTCCAGAGGATACTACACTTGACGAAAATGGCTATCCTTTCACCCATATAGAAGGTCATGGCGTAGGCAGCAAAAGCGTGATTGCTTTTGCAAAGAAATATGACGGTGAGGTAATATATCAAATTGAAAATAGAGTGTTTCGGGTTCGACTCTTGGTGTAA
- a CDS encoding leucine-rich repeat domain-containing protein, whose amino-acid sequence MISIKKTYRKKWCCVLLAILIIVSCAQPYQVSAAKNDFVILNGVLMQYLGSASKVTIPANVTVIGDSAFDHCNSLKEVVIPSTVKTIGSDAFYACANLKKVTIKKGVQEIQYGAFIWCSSLTEVTIPAGIKQIGGVVFRGTPWQKKHVKNGFSVVNGVLEEYIGTSKNITIPSNVTEISDMAFTYSAAEISSLTIPGNVKKIGDGAFAHKSIKKLTLKNGIKEIGGGAFSYVSKLTEVTIPGSVKIINDSAFSENKDLKTVIIKKGTKEIGERAFYNSKKLSVLTLPDSLTAIGGSAFEDTKWIKNVKGEFVKAGKILIVYKGKKENVTVPSDIKYIAGSAFAENTTIKTVKLPESIIKIGSEAFYKCEKLESINIPKGVTELPDNMFTECSSLKEVTLPNGLKSIGEFAFRYCTSLEELNLPTHIENVGIYAFEYVPAIYRNPEELLIVNGILLSYHGEDKELKIPDNVHRIAAGAFRDAYTLEKVTLSKGLKGIDDYAFVDSSIKQVVFSKTITYIGDYAFNKSGLTSVKIPNTVKEIGHMAFGYCENLKEAVVAGSVKSMDSYIFTDCPKLEKVTLEKGIPYVPARMFVNCKSLKALEIPSSVWLIEFQVFMGCEALKKITIPSSVTYVYNYTFSGSNDKLVIYCTPGSVIDKYAKENKIKTKKLT is encoded by the coding sequence ATGATAAGCATTAAAAAAACTTACCGAAAAAAGTGGTGCTGTGTACTACTAGCCATTTTGATTATAGTATCATGTGCTCAGCCCTATCAGGTATCAGCTGCGAAAAATGATTTCGTGATTCTTAACGGTGTCCTGATGCAATATCTTGGCAGCGCAAGCAAAGTTACCATACCTGCAAATGTAACTGTGATAGGGGACAGTGCCTTTGACCACTGTAACAGTCTGAAAGAAGTCGTAATACCTTCTACCGTAAAAACAATTGGCTCCGATGCCTTCTATGCCTGTGCTAACCTGAAAAAGGTAACCATTAAAAAGGGTGTTCAGGAGATTCAGTACGGTGCGTTTATCTGGTGTTCAAGTTTAACGGAGGTTACCATTCCAGCAGGCATCAAACAAATAGGTGGTGTTGTATTTCGTGGAACCCCCTGGCAGAAAAAACATGTAAAAAATGGTTTTAGTGTAGTAAATGGGGTTTTAGAAGAATACATCGGAACCAGTAAAAATATAACCATACCATCAAACGTAACTGAGATCAGTGATATGGCTTTTACCTATAGTGCTGCTGAAATTTCATCCTTAACAATTCCTGGAAATGTTAAGAAAATCGGTGATGGAGCCTTTGCTCATAAATCCATAAAAAAGCTTACCCTAAAAAACGGCATAAAAGAAATTGGAGGAGGGGCATTTTCTTATGTCTCAAAACTGACAGAGGTAACAATACCCGGTTCCGTAAAAATTATTAACGATTCTGCTTTTTCAGAGAACAAGGATCTTAAAACAGTAATTATAAAAAAAGGAACCAAGGAGATTGGAGAAAGAGCCTTTTATAACAGCAAGAAGCTGTCTGTTCTGACTTTACCTGATTCTTTGACAGCGATAGGTGGTTCTGCATTTGAAGATACCAAATGGATTAAAAACGTCAAAGGTGAGTTTGTAAAAGCCGGAAAGATATTAATTGTTTATAAAGGTAAGAAGGAAAATGTAACGGTTCCTTCCGATATCAAGTATATTGCCGGAAGTGCCTTTGCAGAAAATACAACGATTAAAACGGTTAAGCTCCCAGAATCCATTATAAAAATTGGAAGTGAAGCATTTTATAAATGCGAAAAGCTGGAAAGCATTAATATACCCAAAGGTGTAACTGAGCTTCCTGACAATATGTTTACCGAATGCTCTTCCTTAAAAGAGGTTACTCTGCCGAATGGACTAAAAAGTATCGGTGAATTTGCTTTTCGGTATTGTACGTCGTTGGAGGAACTGAACCTTCCTACACATATTGAAAACGTTGGTATATATGCCTTTGAGTATGTACCTGCAATTTACAGAAATCCTGAGGAACTACTGATTGTAAATGGGATACTACTTTCTTATCATGGAGAAGATAAGGAATTAAAAATACCCGATAATGTACATAGGATTGCAGCTGGAGCTTTTCGTGATGCCTATACTCTTGAGAAGGTTACCTTATCAAAAGGTTTAAAGGGAATCGATGACTATGCGTTTGTAGACTCCTCCATAAAACAGGTTGTATTTTCTAAAACCATTACATATATTGGTGATTATGCCTTTAACAAAAGTGGTTTAACCAGTGTAAAAATACCGAATACAGTTAAAGAGATAGGACATATGGCATTTGGATACTGTGAAAATTTAAAGGAGGCAGTGGTGGCTGGATCTGTGAAATCGATGGATTCTTATATATTTACGGATTGCCCCAAACTTGAAAAGGTGACTCTGGAAAAAGGAATCCCTTACGTTCCTGCCAGAATGTTTGTAAACTGTAAAAGCTTAAAAGCTCTTGAGATACCAAGCAGTGTCTGGTTAATTGAATTTCAGGTGTTTATGGGATGTGAAGCATTAAAAAAGATAACCATCCCCTCCAGTGTGACCTATGTCTATAACTACACCTTTAGCGGAAGCAATGACAAGCTTGTTATCTACTGCACACCTGGCTCGGTAATTGATAAATATGCCAAGGAAAATAAGATTAAGACAAAAAAGCTAACATGA
- a CDS encoding SEC-C metal-binding domain-containing protein: MSLLTEWRDFAYALDTNQKEGQLFWANYFNVEQGIYEKILAEPEVVVEGTVAELAAKYGTTISLMTGFLDGINESLVKENPIEEMEETTVVNLGFDKEMLYKNMVEAKAEWLYQLPVWDSLLPEEKRKELYLEQKKSKTVVKEKKVGRNDPCTCGSGKKYKFCCGKA; the protein is encoded by the coding sequence ATGAGTTTATTAACTGAGTGGAGGGACTTTGCGTATGCCCTTGACACAAACCAGAAAGAAGGCCAGCTGTTTTGGGCTAATTATTTTAATGTAGAGCAGGGAATCTATGAGAAGATTCTTGCAGAGCCCGAAGTTGTTGTAGAAGGAACCGTAGCTGAACTAGCAGCAAAATACGGTACTACCATTTCACTTATGACAGGATTCTTAGATGGCATCAACGAGAGCCTTGTGAAAGAAAACCCTATTGAAGAAATGGAAGAGACAACAGTTGTAAATCTCGGATTTGATAAAGAGATGCTTTATAAGAACATGGTAGAGGCGAAAGCAGAATGGCTCTATCAACTTCCTGTCTGGGACAGCCTGTTACCAGAGGAGAAAAGAAAAGAACTCTATCTTGAGCAGAAGAAATCGAAAACCGTAGTCAAAGAGAAAAAAGTAGGACGAAACGATCCCTGTACCTGCGGAAGCGGCAAGAAATATAAATTCTGCTGCGGGAAAGCTTAA